One Antiquaquibacter oligotrophicus genomic region harbors:
- a CDS encoding o-succinylbenzoate synthase, protein MRPPLDELLDTTHVVSLPLVSRFRGIDVREAMLLEGPHGWTEFSPFTEYADPEAAAWLAAAIDFGWNAAPPLLRDSIPVNATVPALAAADVPATLARFAGTRTAKVKVAERGQTLDDDVARVAAVRAALGPEGRIRVDANGAWNVDEAEHAIHALAPYDLEYVEQPCATVEELAEIRQRVRYMGIPIAADESVRKASDPLAVARAGAADVLIAKVQPLGGVRRVLSLEAEVGLPMVVSSGLETSVGISMGLHLAGALPSLDFDCGLGTAALLAADVTDAPLLPRDGALPVRRVVPSPGLLRRHAATQDRTLWWRARLERCWELLEA, encoded by the coding sequence ATGCGTCCCCCACTCGATGAGCTCCTCGACACCACACACGTGGTGTCGCTGCCGCTCGTGTCGCGGTTCCGCGGCATTGACGTGCGCGAGGCGATGCTGCTGGAGGGACCGCACGGGTGGACCGAGTTCTCCCCCTTCACCGAGTACGCCGACCCGGAGGCGGCGGCGTGGCTGGCCGCCGCAATCGACTTCGGGTGGAATGCAGCGCCGCCACTGCTGCGGGACAGCATCCCGGTGAACGCCACGGTGCCCGCGCTCGCGGCCGCCGATGTTCCTGCTACCCTCGCACGATTTGCGGGAACCCGAACGGCAAAGGTGAAGGTCGCCGAACGCGGCCAGACGCTCGACGACGATGTTGCGCGAGTCGCGGCCGTGCGCGCCGCTCTGGGCCCGGAGGGCCGGATCCGCGTCGACGCGAACGGCGCCTGGAATGTCGACGAAGCCGAGCACGCCATCCACGCGCTCGCACCCTACGACCTGGAATATGTCGAACAGCCGTGCGCGACAGTGGAGGAACTCGCCGAGATTCGGCAACGGGTCAGATACATGGGCATCCCGATCGCCGCGGACGAGAGTGTGCGCAAAGCATCCGACCCGCTGGCGGTCGCGCGGGCAGGGGCAGCCGATGTGCTGATCGCGAAAGTGCAACCGCTGGGCGGCGTGCGCCGTGTTCTGTCGCTCGAGGCCGAGGTGGGTTTGCCGATGGTGGTCTCTAGCGGGCTCGAGACATCCGTGGGCATCTCGATGGGGCTGCACCTGGCGGGGGCACTACCGTCGCTCGACTTCGACTGCGGCCTCGGCACCGCGGCACTCCTCGCGGCGGACGTGACGGATGCCCCGCTCCTCCCGCGCGATGGTGCCCTGCCCGTGCGTCGTGTTGTACCGAGCCCCGGGTTGCTGCGTCGTCACGCGGCCACCCAGGACCGCACGCTCTGGTGGCGCGCCCGCCTCGAACGCTGCTGGGAGTTGCTTGAGGCTTAG
- a CDS encoding 1,4-dihydroxy-2-naphthoyl-CoA synthase has product MVSELFDPELWRDVEGFEGLTDLTYHQDVTGRVARVAFNRPEVRNAFRPHTVDELYRALDDARQNPRIGVVLLTGNGPSPKDGGWAFCSGGDQRIRGRDGYQYEDGTAAVGRLHILEVQRLIRTMPKVVIAVVPGWAAGGGHSLHVVCDLTIASREHGMFKQTDADVGSFDAGYGSAYLARQVGQKVAREIFFLAETYDAERAFQMNAINRVVPHAELESTAYEWATTILGKSPTAIRMLKFAFNLVDDGLMGQQVFAGEATRLAYGTDEAVEGRDAFLEKRAPDWGPFPWQY; this is encoded by the coding sequence ATGGTTTCCGAGTTGTTCGATCCCGAACTCTGGCGCGACGTCGAAGGGTTCGAGGGTCTCACCGACCTGACCTACCACCAGGATGTGACCGGTCGTGTGGCGCGAGTTGCGTTCAACCGGCCCGAGGTGCGCAATGCGTTCCGTCCGCACACAGTCGATGAGCTGTACCGCGCGCTCGACGATGCGCGTCAGAACCCGCGCATCGGCGTTGTGCTGCTCACCGGCAATGGACCCAGCCCGAAGGATGGCGGTTGGGCGTTCTGTTCGGGCGGCGACCAGCGCATCCGTGGTCGCGACGGTTACCAGTACGAGGACGGCACCGCCGCCGTCGGCAGACTCCACATCCTTGAGGTGCAGCGCCTCATCCGCACGATGCCCAAGGTTGTCATCGCCGTGGTCCCCGGCTGGGCTGCCGGTGGCGGGCACTCGCTGCACGTGGTGTGCGACCTGACGATCGCGTCGCGTGAGCACGGCATGTTCAAGCAGACGGATGCCGATGTCGGCTCCTTCGACGCCGGCTACGGCAGCGCGTACCTGGCGCGGCAGGTCGGCCAAAAGGTGGCGCGCGAGATCTTCTTCCTCGCCGAAACGTATGACGCAGAGCGCGCGTTCCAGATGAACGCGATCAACCGTGTCGTGCCGCACGCCGAGCTCGAGTCGACCGCGTACGAGTGGGCGACCACGATCCTCGGCAAGTCGCCGACGGCGATCCGGATGCTGAAGTTCGCGTTCAACCTCGTGGATGACGGGCTCATGGGGCAGCAGGTTTTCGCGGGTGAGGCAACCCGTCTCGCCTACGGAACCGATGAGGCCGTCGAGGGGCGTGACGCGTTCCTCGAGAAGCGCGCACCCGACTGGGGTCCGTTCCCCTGGCAGTACTAG
- a CDS encoding AMP-binding protein — protein MTRPLEVIPAEPHRVAAALEAALSGSGPAILPHPDPSSAVDVPELVPQKVAVVVETSGSTGRPKRVAISPDALLANAAASEVALGGPGQWMLALPAHYIAGIAVLVRALAAQIAPVFLDPSGFTAERFVAAAGELDHPRRFVSLVPVQLSRLLDTDDAVHALRGFERVLVGGQSMPSALAARADELGVSITRTYGSSETSGGCVYDGVAIGDTRVRISDGRVELAGSMLAEGYLGDPERTELAFRDEHGDRWFRTDDTGEVVDGVLTITGRADDVIVSGGVKVSLAAVEAVVRGMPGLEQAVVVAAPHPVWGESPVVVSELAVTREEVRSVVAEQLGAAAAPTEVVIVDRVPLLPSGKPDRLTVAALVSGSRGDA, from the coding sequence ATGACCCGTCCCCTGGAGGTCATCCCGGCGGAGCCCCATCGGGTGGCTGCGGCGCTGGAGGCCGCGTTGTCGGGGAGTGGGCCGGCCATCCTTCCGCATCCCGATCCGTCTTCCGCGGTGGATGTGCCCGAGCTGGTGCCGCAGAAGGTTGCGGTGGTTGTTGAGACGAGTGGGTCGACGGGTCGGCCGAAACGTGTGGCGATCTCCCCGGATGCGTTGCTCGCCAACGCGGCGGCATCGGAGGTGGCGCTGGGTGGCCCCGGACAGTGGATGCTCGCCCTCCCCGCCCACTACATCGCGGGTATCGCGGTGCTCGTGAGGGCGCTGGCCGCGCAAATCGCTCCGGTGTTTCTGGATCCGTCGGGGTTCACCGCCGAGCGTTTTGTTGCGGCGGCGGGTGAGTTGGATCATCCGCGACGTTTTGTCTCCCTCGTGCCGGTGCAGCTGTCGCGTCTGCTCGACACGGACGATGCGGTCCACGCTCTGCGGGGCTTCGAGCGGGTGCTTGTGGGTGGGCAGTCGATGCCGTCGGCGCTCGCGGCCCGGGCCGATGAGCTGGGTGTGTCGATCACCCGCACCTATGGGTCGAGCGAAACGAGTGGGGGTTGCGTTTACGACGGGGTGGCGATCGGCGACACGAGGGTGCGCATCTCGGATGGTCGGGTGGAGCTTGCGGGGAGCATGCTCGCGGAGGGTTACCTGGGTGACCCGGAGCGCACGGAGCTCGCGTTTCGTGACGAGCACGGTGACCGGTGGTTCCGTACGGATGACACGGGTGAGGTCGTCGACGGTGTGCTGACGATCACGGGGCGTGCCGACGATGTGATTGTGTCGGGCGGGGTGAAGGTGTCGCTGGCCGCGGTGGAGGCTGTGGTGCGGGGGATGCCCGGGCTGGAGCAGGCGGTCGTGGTGGCGGCCCCGCATCCGGTGTGGGGTGAGTCTCCGGTGGTGGTGAGTGAGCTGGCGGTGACGCGTGAGGAGGTGCGCTCAGTGGTGGCGGAGCAGTTGGGTGCGGCGGCCGCCCCGACCGAGGTGGTGATCGTTGACCGGGTGCCGTTGTTGCCGTCGGGCAAGCCCGATCGGCTCACTGTCGCCGCACTCGTCTCGGGTTCTCGCGGTGACGCCTGA
- a CDS encoding HNH endonuclease signature motif containing protein codes for MTATAPLPSEVVELPRLDELCSVSDERLLELDSEVTAARRRVDAAKLAIVAELVRRSDPALGHAGLASRLGAPTAEKAIQTLGGVSRTEAKELTVVATAIGQDSPWLAPVDSGLGDGSLSVATAAAITSGLGAPSATVAADDLLDAAHQLVDIAGSASPESMAKSARSLREALDVASISDLEEHRRSRRSLTWHQLPDGMTKLSALLDPESAAVITGAIDSITSPRRGGPRFVDPDEAARAETLVADPRTNAQLALDTLVDIVELATRAANTDIDPKTLFGSRSPAVRVHVTLEDLESGEGAAWFEGQGVTVGVGTARKHICTSGVIPIAFRGTQAVEAGATRRLHCSADRAALAAQWGGCAVPGCDRPPAMTEVHHMQAWNGRNTTLKNGIPLCRFHHHELHANKWCIVIVENPDGEIEHWWTPPPDAPPGVVAQRMEPKVPLVIRRHRENPRRVRRQ; via the coding sequence ATGACAGCGACGGCTCCCCTCCCCTCCGAGGTTGTTGAGCTGCCGCGCCTCGACGAGCTGTGTTCGGTATCGGATGAGCGCCTCCTCGAGCTCGACTCGGAGGTAACGGCAGCACGCAGGCGAGTGGATGCCGCAAAGCTCGCCATCGTCGCCGAACTGGTCCGTCGTTCCGATCCAGCATTAGGCCACGCCGGTCTCGCGTCCCGGCTCGGCGCACCCACGGCGGAGAAGGCCATCCAAACGCTCGGCGGTGTTTCGCGCACCGAAGCGAAAGAACTGACCGTCGTGGCGACGGCAATCGGCCAGGACTCACCGTGGTTGGCTCCGGTCGACTCCGGCCTAGGGGACGGCTCGCTCTCTGTCGCTACGGCCGCCGCCATCACCTCGGGTCTCGGAGCACCCTCCGCGACGGTTGCTGCCGACGACCTCCTCGACGCCGCACACCAACTCGTCGATATAGCGGGCTCGGCTTCGCCGGAGTCGATGGCGAAGTCCGCGCGCTCTCTTCGCGAAGCACTCGATGTCGCCTCGATCTCCGACCTCGAAGAACATCGCCGTTCTCGCCGATCGCTGACCTGGCACCAGCTTCCCGACGGCATGACAAAGCTGAGCGCTCTGCTGGATCCCGAGTCCGCCGCCGTCATCACGGGTGCCATCGACAGCATCACGTCGCCGCGTCGGGGAGGTCCACGTTTTGTCGACCCCGACGAGGCCGCGCGGGCCGAGACACTCGTCGCCGACCCCCGCACGAATGCGCAGCTCGCCCTCGACACACTCGTGGACATCGTCGAACTCGCCACACGCGCCGCGAACACCGACATCGACCCGAAAACCCTCTTCGGTTCACGCAGCCCCGCCGTGCGCGTGCACGTCACGCTCGAGGATCTGGAGTCGGGCGAAGGCGCGGCATGGTTCGAAGGACAGGGTGTGACAGTGGGCGTCGGCACTGCGCGCAAGCACATCTGCACGAGCGGAGTGATTCCCATCGCCTTCCGCGGCACGCAAGCCGTCGAGGCTGGCGCTACCCGTCGCTTGCACTGCTCGGCCGACCGTGCAGCACTCGCCGCACAGTGGGGCGGATGCGCTGTGCCCGGGTGCGATCGACCCCCGGCCATGACCGAGGTCCACCACATGCAGGCCTGGAACGGACGCAACACCACCCTCAAGAACGGCATCCCGTTGTGCAGGTTCCACCATCACGAGCTCCATGCCAACAAGTGGTGCATTGTCATCGTGGAGAACCCCGACGGCGAGATCGAACACTGGTGGACCCCGCCACCGGATGCGCCGCCCGGAGTAGTGGCCCAGCGCATGGAACCGAAGGTTCCCCTAGTAATCAGGCGTCACCGCGAGAACCCGAGACGAGTGCGGCGACAGTGA